The proteins below are encoded in one region of Micromonospora pisi:
- a CDS encoding AfsR/SARP family transcriptional regulator gives MELRILGELQILGTGGPLELGPLKQRLVLAALAVDAGRCVPPEVLIDRVWDSSASTDARGVLYTYITRIRRLLSTADTVGAAPITLARRPAGYLLGTPDGRFDLHRLRTLTEQAHELEPNDPQRVRLLREAIDLWRGDPLDGLPGDWAARVREGLRQQLLGVLLDWADSELRQGRPGPVADRLGQALERNPLAEPVVLHLMRALHLNGRRAEALDQYARTRTLLANELGVDPGIELQKLHQQILRDELPPRPPVASVEPMAPPVQIQAPVPPPVDEPGPWENDDDVPGPGGPGCQLPPALPDHTGCETEIAQALALLAGAERSPAPRPPLILAGPGGIGKTSLSIQLAHLLRDSYPDGQIFVGLEGRRGDPAGALNQVLRALGVSNVQQLRTLEEKLGQYRATLSGRRILIVLDSAVSAEEVLPLVPGAGGSALIASSRARLTTIPGAHHLEMRMFRGDQSLALLSRIIGSQRLAAEPEAAATVVEMCAGLPLALRIAGARLAARPHRRISRLADRLRDERGRLDELSTDGLAVRASIAVGYQGLSPAAQRVFRLLGFMDSPSFADWLAAALTGETVDATEELLEQLADARLVEVAQGPAYGVVRYHMHDLVRLYAQERAIREDTNEVLHLAVARMLRAATELCERLGERLPHAVPPLYRQPPIPVSLESYVLAADHLRPGWLDAEGPCLVAAVERAADLGMDVAACALADALVFASFAVRNDFVGWDRTHAAALGAARKAGNRVAQAVIECGIALLRYKEDRFAEAERYFPSAIALFDEAGHQLGAAAARNGLGSVLREVGRHREAIPLLEAAAVALARHGDEDGAAHALYGLGHCHRERGDDSRSIDSLQQAIDRYRSLGHWRGEAIATRGIGLVYRAAGNLDAAELWCSRAHDMVVSREDEHLACYTSQALAKIWLRRGEGDRALEPLERALATCQRLHDRLGAALVQRTIGEAHLAVGELDAAHDTLRLAYDAWRELDHDLGQARTLRDLGAVHALRGDPVAAHAVWAEARSTFQRLGTRESAEADGWHLRWNCPCDGATVDPDDRSSLAGVA, from the coding sequence GTGGAACTGCGGATACTCGGCGAACTACAGATCCTCGGCACGGGAGGACCACTCGAACTCGGCCCGCTGAAACAACGACTGGTCCTGGCTGCCCTGGCCGTGGACGCCGGCCGCTGCGTACCACCCGAGGTGCTGATCGACCGGGTCTGGGACTCCTCCGCGTCGACGGACGCCCGTGGGGTCCTCTACACGTACATCACCCGGATCCGGCGGCTGCTGTCCACGGCGGACACCGTCGGCGCCGCCCCGATCACCCTGGCCCGACGGCCAGCCGGTTACCTGCTCGGCACCCCGGACGGGCGGTTCGACCTGCATCGGCTGCGCACCCTCACCGAGCAGGCGCACGAACTGGAGCCGAACGACCCGCAGCGGGTCCGGCTGCTGCGCGAGGCCATCGACCTGTGGCGCGGCGACCCCCTGGACGGGCTGCCGGGCGACTGGGCCGCCCGGGTCCGGGAGGGGCTCCGGCAGCAACTGCTGGGGGTGCTGCTCGACTGGGCCGACAGCGAACTGCGGCAGGGTCGCCCCGGACCGGTGGCCGACCGCCTCGGCCAGGCGTTGGAGCGCAACCCGCTCGCCGAGCCGGTCGTGCTGCACCTGATGCGGGCGCTGCACCTCAACGGCCGCCGGGCGGAGGCACTCGACCAGTACGCCCGTACCCGTACGTTGCTCGCCAACGAGCTGGGCGTGGACCCCGGGATCGAGCTGCAGAAACTCCACCAGCAGATCCTCCGGGACGAGCTTCCCCCGCGCCCCCCGGTGGCGTCCGTCGAGCCCATGGCACCCCCGGTACAGATACAGGCGCCGGTGCCACCGCCCGTTGACGAGCCCGGCCCGTGGGAGAACGACGACGACGTACCCGGTCCGGGGGGACCCGGATGCCAGCTTCCGCCCGCGCTACCAGACCACACCGGATGCGAGACCGAGATCGCCCAGGCACTCGCCCTGCTCGCCGGGGCGGAGCGGTCCCCGGCCCCCCGACCCCCGCTGATCCTGGCCGGGCCCGGCGGCATCGGCAAGACGTCGTTGAGCATCCAGCTGGCCCACCTGCTGCGCGACAGCTACCCGGACGGTCAGATCTTCGTCGGGCTCGAAGGCCGGCGCGGTGACCCGGCCGGTGCCCTCAACCAGGTGCTGCGTGCCCTCGGTGTCTCCAACGTCCAGCAGTTGCGCACCCTGGAGGAGAAACTCGGACAGTACCGGGCCACACTGAGCGGCCGCCGCATCCTGATCGTGCTCGACTCCGCGGTCAGCGCCGAGGAGGTCCTTCCGCTCGTCCCGGGTGCCGGGGGCAGCGCCCTGATCGCATCGAGCCGGGCCCGGCTGACCACCATCCCCGGGGCGCACCACCTCGAGATGCGGATGTTCCGCGGCGACCAGTCGCTGGCACTGCTCAGTCGGATCATCGGGTCGCAGCGGTTGGCGGCCGAGCCGGAGGCCGCCGCGACGGTGGTCGAGATGTGCGCCGGCCTGCCGCTCGCCCTGCGTATCGCCGGTGCGCGGCTGGCGGCCCGACCGCACCGGCGGATCTCCCGGCTCGCCGACCGGCTGCGCGACGAACGCGGGCGACTCGACGAACTCTCCACCGACGGCCTGGCGGTACGGGCGAGCATCGCCGTCGGCTACCAGGGCCTCAGCCCCGCCGCGCAACGGGTGTTCCGGCTACTCGGTTTCATGGATTCACCCAGCTTCGCCGACTGGCTCGCCGCGGCCCTGACCGGCGAGACCGTGGACGCGACCGAGGAACTGCTCGAACAGCTCGCCGACGCACGGCTGGTCGAGGTGGCCCAAGGCCCGGCCTACGGGGTCGTCCGCTACCACATGCACGACCTGGTACGGCTCTACGCCCAGGAGCGCGCCATCCGGGAGGACACGAACGAGGTCCTGCACCTGGCCGTCGCCCGGATGCTACGGGCCGCCACGGAGCTGTGCGAGCGGCTCGGGGAACGGCTTCCGCACGCGGTACCGCCGCTGTACCGACAGCCGCCCATACCGGTCAGCCTGGAGTCGTACGTCCTCGCCGCCGACCACCTGCGGCCCGGATGGCTCGACGCGGAGGGTCCCTGCCTGGTCGCCGCGGTCGAGCGGGCCGCCGACCTGGGGATGGACGTTGCCGCCTGCGCGCTCGCCGACGCGCTGGTCTTCGCGTCATTCGCGGTACGCAACGACTTCGTCGGCTGGGACCGGACCCACGCGGCGGCACTCGGCGCCGCCCGCAAGGCGGGCAACCGGGTGGCGCAGGCCGTCATCGAATGCGGCATCGCCCTGCTGCGGTACAAGGAGGACCGGTTCGCCGAGGCCGAGAGGTACTTCCCCTCCGCCATCGCGCTCTTCGACGAGGCCGGTCACCAGCTCGGTGCCGCCGCCGCGCGTAACGGGCTGGGTTCGGTGTTGCGCGAGGTGGGTCGACACCGTGAGGCGATCCCCCTGCTGGAGGCGGCCGCCGTCGCGCTCGCCCGACACGGCGACGAGGACGGTGCCGCCCACGCCCTCTACGGTCTGGGGCACTGCCACCGGGAACGGGGCGACGACAGCCGGTCGATCGACAGCCTGCAACAGGCGATCGACCGGTACCGCTCACTGGGCCACTGGCGGGGCGAGGCCATCGCGACCCGGGGCATCGGCCTGGTGTACCGGGCGGCCGGCAACCTGGACGCGGCGGAGTTGTGGTGCTCCCGGGCACACGACATGGTCGTCAGCAGAGAGGACGAGCACCTGGCCTGCTACACCTCCCAGGCGTTGGCCAAGATCTGGCTGCGGCGCGGCGAGGGCGACCGGGCCCTCGAGCCACTCGAACGCGCACTCGCGACGTGTCAACGACTGCACGACCGGCTGGGGGCAGCGCTGGTCCAGCGGACGATCGGCGAGGCGCATCTCGCCGTCGGCGAACTCGACGCCGCCCACGACACGCTCCGACTCGCGTACGACGCCTGGCGCGAACTCGACCACGACCTCGGCCAGGCGCGTACGCTCCGGGACCTCGGCGCGGTGCACGCGCTGCGCGGCGACCCGGTCGCGGCACACGCCGTATGGGCCGAGGCCCGGTCGACCTTCCAGCGGTTGGGCACCCGGGAGTCCGCCGAAGCCGACGGGTGGCACCTGCGCTGGAACTGTCCGTGCGACGGCGCCACGGTCGATCCGGACGACCGGTCGAGTCTGGCCGGAGTCGCCTGA
- a CDS encoding FG-GAP repeat domain-containing protein: protein MSRVVAGAALSLLTIGAGALVTTAPAEASTLNGPIGRDEILDRAQNWVDRDITYTQTGTWASDAEGSHTYRRDCSGLVSMAWHLSRSYVTGDFQGSNPMWTTLGSLHDFQPGDAMVRSGHMELFSHWKNRNDHSEGAYVYSFNSDGQTVQNPYADNNAGALGFNGWSDLSTYKPIRRTGLDNSASASAKGPALAHDDGGGAMTIHRWTSTGSSFSRTSDYTSSGSFNLSNVGDRVASGDVTGDGVDDIVMAYQISDGTFGFYVYKSGITSLGRWYTSGPFHLDPVGGRLVVGDFTGDGKAEPALVRDDGDGTMTIYRWTSTGSSFSRATDYSSTGSFNLSNVGDRVASGDVTGDGVDDIVMAYQLADGTFGYYVYKSGLSSLGQWYTSGQYNLGPVGGRLVVGDFTGDRKAEPALVHDDGDGAMTIHRWTSNGSSFSRTTDFTAPSFTVSQVGNRVASGDVTGDGVDDIVMAYQLADGTFGYYVFKNGVSSLGRWYTSGQYNLGPVDGRLVLGNW, encoded by the coding sequence ATGAGCAGGGTCGTTGCGGGTGCCGCGCTCAGCCTGCTGACCATCGGCGCTGGGGCGCTGGTCACCACCGCCCCGGCCGAGGCGTCGACCCTCAATGGTCCGATCGGCCGCGACGAGATCCTCGACCGGGCCCAGAACTGGGTCGACCGCGACATCACGTACACCCAGACCGGCACCTGGGCCAGCGACGCCGAGGGTTCCCACACCTACCGGCGTGACTGCTCCGGCCTGGTGTCGATGGCCTGGCACCTCTCCCGCAGCTACGTCACGGGGGACTTCCAGGGCAGCAACCCGATGTGGACCACCCTCGGCAGCCTGCACGACTTCCAGCCCGGAGACGCCATGGTCCGCAGCGGACACATGGAGCTGTTCTCACACTGGAAGAACCGCAACGACCACTCCGAGGGCGCCTACGTCTACTCCTTCAACAGCGACGGCCAGACGGTCCAGAACCCGTACGCCGACAACAACGCCGGGGCGCTCGGGTTCAACGGGTGGAGCGACCTGTCGACGTACAAGCCGATCCGGCGTACCGGCCTCGACAACTCGGCCAGCGCCAGCGCCAAGGGACCGGCGCTGGCGCACGACGACGGTGGCGGCGCGATGACCATCCACCGGTGGACGTCGACCGGTTCGTCGTTCAGCCGGACCAGCGACTACACCTCCTCGGGGTCGTTCAACCTGAGCAACGTGGGGGACCGGGTCGCCTCCGGTGACGTGACCGGTGACGGGGTGGACGACATCGTGATGGCGTACCAGATCAGCGACGGTACCTTCGGGTTCTACGTGTACAAGAGCGGCATCACCTCGCTCGGCAGGTGGTACACCTCAGGGCCGTTCCACCTCGACCCGGTCGGCGGGCGTCTGGTGGTGGGTGACTTCACCGGCGACGGCAAGGCCGAGCCGGCCCTGGTACGCGACGACGGTGACGGCACCATGACCATCTACCGGTGGACGTCGACCGGTTCGTCGTTCAGCCGGGCCACCGACTACTCGTCGACGGGGTCGTTCAACCTGAGCAACGTGGGGGACCGGGTCGCCTCCGGTGACGTGACCGGTGACGGGGTGGACGACATCGTGATGGCGTACCAGCTCGCTGACGGAACCTTCGGCTACTACGTCTACAAGAGCGGACTCAGCTCGCTCGGCCAGTGGTACACCTCCGGCCAGTACAACCTCGGTCCGGTCGGCGGGCGTCTGGTGGTGGGAGACTTCACCGGCGACCGCAAGGCCGAGCCGGCCCTGGTGCACGACGACGGCGACGGTGCCATGACCATCCACCGGTGGACGTCGAACGGCTCGTCGTTCAGCCGTACCACCGACTTCACCGCACCCTCGTTCACCGTCAGTCAGGTGGGCAACCGGGTCGCCTCGGGTGACGTGACCGGTGACGGGGTGGACGACATCGTGATGGCGTACCAGCTCGCTGACGGAACCTTCGGCTACTACGTGTTCAAGAACGGCGTCAGCTCGCTCGGCCGCTGGTACACCTCCGGCCAGTACAACCTCGGCCCGGTCGACGGGCGCCTCGTCCTCGGCAACTGGTGA
- a CDS encoding FAD-dependent oxidoreductase has protein sequence MPRSDAKVFASISADGDPTAPSVILGRAVVLGGSVGGLLAARVLADYAERVVIIDRDELTAAGAARVGVPQGSQIHALLPAGRAQLERWFPGFSQQAVARGVYVASADVRRTYLDGRLKVRGSDVAVLSASRPFLESLIRGRTLELPNVEVVRGRVTGLDLSATAVTAVRYESMDGPGVEAADLVVDATGRSSRLGDWLARGGWERLPLTRMTININYATATFRRAESEPALGTVLAICSPGASGDIAGAMFTAIEGDRWMVMMGGYGDSQPGRTAEDLVRRLREDFPPEFRGVVESEMLGEVETYRQADSRRRDFHALERFPARLVSVGDAVSSFNPIYGQGMTSAALHASCLARYLSAEPDLSVAAREFFALQRVVVDAAWGISTSADLSRPSVSGPYPRGYRISSWVGNQIQEASVTDPTVARRFDAVTQMDRHPSYLATPGTVLRAIRANWRARRRAGHPHTP, from the coding sequence GTGCCACGGTCCGATGCGAAGGTCTTCGCCAGCATCAGTGCCGATGGTGACCCGACGGCTCCGTCAGTCATTCTCGGACGGGCCGTTGTGCTCGGCGGTAGCGTCGGGGGCCTGCTGGCTGCCCGGGTGCTCGCCGACTACGCCGAACGTGTCGTGATCATCGACCGGGACGAGTTGACCGCTGCCGGCGCCGCGCGGGTGGGCGTACCGCAGGGGTCTCAGATACACGCCCTGTTGCCGGCGGGTCGGGCCCAGCTGGAACGGTGGTTTCCGGGATTCTCCCAACAGGCCGTGGCCCGTGGTGTGTACGTCGCGTCCGCCGATGTACGCCGCACCTACCTCGACGGTCGGCTCAAGGTGCGGGGTTCGGATGTCGCCGTACTCTCCGCGAGCCGACCGTTCCTGGAGAGCCTCATCCGCGGACGTACGCTCGAGTTGCCGAACGTGGAGGTGGTCAGGGGGCGGGTCACCGGCCTCGACCTCAGCGCCACAGCGGTCACCGCGGTGCGCTACGAGTCCATGGACGGTCCCGGTGTCGAGGCCGCCGACCTTGTCGTCGACGCGACGGGACGATCCAGCAGGCTTGGTGACTGGCTAGCGCGGGGTGGTTGGGAGCGGTTGCCACTGACCCGGATGACCATCAACATCAACTATGCGACGGCGACGTTCCGGCGTGCCGAGAGCGAGCCGGCGCTCGGCACCGTACTGGCCATCTGCAGCCCCGGGGCTTCCGGGGACATAGCCGGTGCGATGTTCACCGCGATCGAGGGCGACCGGTGGATGGTCATGATGGGCGGCTACGGCGACAGCCAGCCGGGCCGTACCGCCGAGGATCTCGTGCGGCGATTGCGCGAGGACTTCCCGCCGGAGTTCCGTGGGGTGGTCGAGAGCGAGATGCTCGGTGAGGTCGAGACCTACCGCCAGGCCGACAGTCGGCGACGGGACTTCCACGCGCTGGAACGGTTCCCGGCCCGCCTGGTCAGCGTCGGCGACGCGGTCTCGTCGTTCAACCCGATCTACGGCCAGGGGATGACGTCGGCGGCGCTGCACGCGTCGTGTCTGGCCAGGTATCTGAGTGCTGAGCCGGACCTCTCCGTCGCGGCCAGGGAGTTCTTCGCGCTGCAACGGGTCGTCGTGGACGCAGCCTGGGGCATCTCGACCTCCGCCGACCTGTCCCGGCCGTCCGTGTCCGGCCCCTATCCCCGTGGCTACCGGATATCCAGTTGGGTCGGCAACCAGATCCAGGAGGCGTCGGTGACCGATCCGACGGTCGCCCGACGGTTCGACGCCGTGACCCAGATGGATCGTCACCCGAGCTATCTGGCGACCCCGGGTACGGTGTTGCGCGCGATCCGCGCCAACTGGCGGGCACGGCGGCGCGCCGGGCATCCCCACACACCCTGA